A part of Rhodothermales bacterium genomic DNA contains:
- a CDS encoding TolC family protein, which produces MVVTSAASLAQGSTQLVYQVSDFDVLVAGANTSHSSRPIASGVDTLTYETALGKALASNPRLRAAALEIEARRALTRQANRISNPFLDAEAENVSSNGPEEAITTAMLGQLVELGGDRLARHRLARSEANRAVVDAAIEALFIRGITRARFAEASAAQAQSRLSRTLRALADTILAATREQVVAGDRSPIDQTRAEILLAEARTEVDKADAEQGAAYARLAAVWGATPDFEAVAPLPTPKPIPPLDSLLAALPQSASMAVWEVEAERRAANLRLEQARRIPDITLTAGYRRFTETGDGALVGRLNLPIPLFNRNQGGVDAARFRLLAVEADQAAAVSEMRAVLAERYAAITSAYTEAEALRIEVIPRATEVTERIEEGYRAGRFSLLDLLDAQRTLTAASARYQEALARYYITAADIEQLTSRPLEPIE; this is translated from the coding sequence TTGGTCGTTACTTCGGCGGCATCCCTGGCGCAAGGGAGCACGCAACTCGTCTACCAGGTTTCGGATTTCGATGTGTTGGTGGCGGGAGCTAACACATCCCATTCCTCACGTCCAATAGCCTCCGGGGTAGACACGCTGACGTACGAAACGGCGCTCGGAAAGGCTCTGGCGTCTAATCCGCGCCTTCGCGCGGCAGCGCTCGAGATTGAAGCGCGTCGCGCCCTAACTCGGCAAGCGAATCGAATATCCAATCCGTTTCTGGATGCAGAGGCCGAAAACGTGTCGTCCAATGGTCCCGAGGAAGCGATTACGACGGCCATGCTCGGTCAGCTGGTCGAGCTTGGCGGCGATCGCCTGGCGCGGCACCGCCTGGCGCGGAGCGAAGCAAATCGCGCGGTTGTAGATGCGGCCATTGAAGCACTCTTTATTCGAGGAATCACCCGCGCTCGTTTTGCCGAGGCCTCGGCGGCGCAGGCACAAAGCCGGCTTTCCCGAACCCTGCGAGCGCTGGCCGATACGATCCTGGCGGCTACGAGGGAGCAGGTAGTCGCAGGCGACCGTTCGCCGATCGATCAAACCCGCGCGGAGATTTTACTCGCGGAAGCCCGTACCGAGGTCGACAAGGCGGATGCTGAACAAGGGGCGGCCTATGCGCGTCTGGCCGCCGTGTGGGGCGCCACACCCGATTTCGAAGCGGTGGCGCCGCTGCCGACGCCCAAACCCATCCCGCCCCTCGATTCGCTCCTGGCCGCGCTTCCACAAAGTGCGTCGATGGCCGTCTGGGAAGTTGAGGCGGAACGGAGAGCGGCGAATCTGCGACTCGAACAGGCGCGTCGCATACCAGATATCACGCTCACTGCCGGATATCGGCGCTTCACCGAGACGGGAGATGGAGCCTTAGTCGGCCGTTTGAACCTTCCGATTCCGCTATTTAACCGCAATCAGGGAGGCGTGGACGCCGCGCGTTTCCGGCTTCTGGCCGTCGAGGCGGATCAAGCGGCGGCCGTCTCGGAAATGCGCGCGGTATTGGCCGAAAGGTATGCCGCCATCACGTCCGCGTACACCGAAGCCGAGGCGCTCCGAATCGAGGTGATTCCGCGCGCCACGGAAGTAACCGAGCGCATCGAAGAAGGTTATCGCGCGGGACGGTTCTCGTTGCTCGATTTACTCGATGCGCAGCGCACCCTGACGGCCGCCAGCGCACGCTATCAGGAGGCCCTCGCGCGGTATTACATCACGGCGGCCGACATTGAGCAGCTTACGTCACGCCCCCTAGAACCGATCGAATAG